A portion of the Paenibacillus sp. PvR098 genome contains these proteins:
- a CDS encoding precorrin-8X methylmutase has protein sequence MDFGTEFKPLTVQPQEIEEKSFEMITEELGEHSYTDEQYKVVQRVIHASADFELGRSLVFHPDAIRAGIEAIRAGKPIVADVQMVQVGISKPRLQKYGGEVRVYISDPDVMEEAKRLNTTRAIISTRKAASEADGAIYAIGNAPTALLELIRLVKEGQAKPGLIIGVPVGFVSAAESKEELLKLDVPFITNIGRKGGSPVAVASVNALSLLAERQG, from the coding sequence ATGGATTTTGGAACGGAGTTTAAACCGCTGACGGTACAGCCGCAGGAAATAGAGGAAAAAAGCTTCGAAATGATTACGGAGGAGCTTGGAGAGCATTCCTATACCGATGAACAGTACAAAGTGGTGCAGAGGGTCATTCATGCTTCCGCGGATTTTGAATTGGGCCGCAGTCTGGTATTTCATCCGGACGCCATCCGGGCCGGTATCGAAGCCATCCGGGCAGGCAAGCCGATCGTAGCCGACGTGCAGATGGTGCAGGTGGGCATTAGCAAGCCGAGGCTGCAAAAGTACGGCGGCGAGGTTCGGGTATACATATCGGATCCGGATGTCATGGAGGAAGCGAAGCGGCTCAATACGACACGGGCGATCATCTCGACCCGTAAAGCGGCGAGTGAGGCGGACGGCGCGATCTATGCGATCGGCAACGCGCCGACGGCATTGCTGGAGCTGATCCGACTGGTCAAGGAAGGCCAGGCGAAGCCGGGTCTTATTATCGGCGTACCTGTCGGCTTCGTATCTGCGGCAGAGTCCAAGGAGGAACTGCTGAAGCTTGACGTGCCTTTCATTACGAATATCGGCCGGAAGGGCGGCAGTCCGGTTGCTGTAGCATCCGTTAATGCTCTGTCGCTGCTCGCGGAGCGTCAAGGATAA
- a CDS encoding cobalt-precorrin-5B (C(1))-methyltransferase: MDTKEPKSLRHGYTTGSCAAAAAQAALEALIVQEPQREATIRLPIGEVVTFEIVACEVEEHRASAEVIKDGGDDPDATHGARIICEVSWMETPGIELDGGVGVGRVTKPGLPVEVGQAAINPVPRKMIREAVKAVLNRYELLQRGVSVVVSVPDGEEIAKKTLNARLGILGGISILGTRGIVVPFSTAAYKASVAQAIRVAVKCGCSHIVLSTGGRTEKFGMDLYPELPEEAFVEMGDFVGFALQQCARQGICKVTLVGMMGKFSKVAQGVMMVHSKSAPVDFGFLARMAEEAGAPETVIGEIKGANTASQVGDMMHALGCTAFFDVMCAYCCQSGLQETAGSDAGFEVETVIISMKAELLGRMRMMKENG, translated from the coding sequence ATGGATACGAAGGAGCCCAAGTCCTTGCGTCATGGATATACGACGGGATCGTGCGCTGCCGCTGCGGCACAGGCGGCCCTTGAAGCGCTCATTGTTCAGGAACCGCAGCGTGAGGCTACGATCCGGCTGCCGATAGGTGAAGTCGTAACCTTCGAAATCGTTGCGTGCGAGGTAGAGGAGCACCGGGCTTCCGCAGAGGTGATCAAGGACGGAGGCGACGACCCGGATGCGACTCATGGAGCACGGATTATATGTGAGGTTTCTTGGATGGAGACGCCCGGTATTGAGCTGGACGGGGGCGTCGGTGTAGGACGAGTGACAAAGCCGGGGCTTCCCGTGGAGGTCGGTCAGGCGGCAATTAATCCAGTTCCGAGGAAAATGATCCGCGAAGCGGTGAAGGCGGTGTTAAACCGATATGAGCTGCTGCAGCGGGGCGTCAGTGTGGTCGTCTCGGTACCGGACGGGGAAGAAATCGCCAAGAAAACGCTGAACGCCAGGCTTGGCATATTAGGCGGCATCTCGATTCTGGGGACGCGGGGAATTGTCGTCCCATTCTCGACGGCAGCGTATAAAGCAAGCGTAGCCCAGGCCATCCGCGTGGCGGTCAAGTGCGGCTGCAGCCATATTGTTCTCTCTACCGGAGGTCGTACAGAAAAGTTCGGGATGGATCTATATCCAGAGCTGCCTGAGGAAGCGTTCGTCGAGATGGGGGATTTTGTCGGGTTCGCGCTGCAGCAGTGCGCGAGACAAGGGATTTGCAAAGTGACGCTGGTTGGTATGATGGGTAAGTTTTCTAAGGTCGCGCAAGGGGTTATGATGGTGCACTCGAAGAGCGCACCCGTCGATTTTGGCTTTCTTGCCCGTATGGCAGAGGAGGCCGGTGCTCCGGAAACCGTGATCGGTGAGATTAAAGGAGCGAACACCGCCTCTCAGGTGGGAGATATGATGCATGCGCTTGGCTGCACCGCTTTTTTTGATGTGATGTGCGCGTATTGCTGTCAGTCGGGACTTCAGGAGACTGCGGGCAGCGACGCCGGCTTTGAGGTAGAAACGGTTATTATTTCGATGAAAGCCGAACTGCTGGGACGAATGCGCATGATGAAGGAAAATGGATGA
- the cbiE gene encoding precorrin-6y C5,15-methyltransferase (decarboxylating) subunit CbiE, with product MKETIAVIGIGDDGAAGLPELYNERIKRAKVLIGGERQLEFFPDFRGETIPLKGGLSQLTEKLQAENRATVVLASGDPLFYGIGGYLSGKLPGRVEVYPQVSSLQLAFARIGESWQDACIASAHGRSLKGLAQRIDGQAKAALLTDEKNYPGAIARYLLEFGMTEYRAFVGENLGGTKERTGWYELEELAASDETAFSPLNIMILRRQSGAKSPEWPLGIDDAEFAQRKPDKGLITKKEVRILSLAALNLKRESIVWDIGTCTGSVAIEAARICRDGAVYAVEKNEGDLANFQENIRKFRTDITGVHGKAPEGLDQFPDPDSVFIGGTGGELRELLSICCGRLRPGGTIVLNAATIENLAAATKAFAEEGFATDITLAQLSRSKPILEMTRFESLNPVYIIAARRKQNDNRETGGQADE from the coding sequence TTGAAGGAAACGATTGCCGTTATAGGGATCGGCGATGACGGAGCGGCGGGCTTGCCTGAGTTGTACAATGAGCGGATCAAACGGGCTAAGGTGCTTATCGGAGGAGAACGGCAGCTGGAGTTTTTCCCGGACTTTCGGGGAGAAACTATCCCGCTTAAGGGTGGTCTGAGCCAGCTAACAGAAAAGCTCCAAGCGGAAAACCGCGCAACGGTAGTGCTGGCATCCGGCGATCCGCTATTTTACGGTATCGGCGGCTATTTGTCGGGCAAGCTGCCCGGACGGGTGGAGGTGTATCCGCAGGTCAGCTCGCTTCAGCTCGCTTTCGCGCGAATCGGCGAGAGCTGGCAGGACGCCTGCATCGCCAGCGCGCATGGCCGAAGCCTGAAGGGACTGGCGCAGCGGATCGACGGCCAGGCCAAAGCAGCGTTGTTGACAGACGAGAAGAACTATCCGGGTGCGATTGCCCGTTATTTGCTTGAATTCGGGATGACTGAATACCGCGCTTTCGTCGGCGAGAATCTCGGTGGTACGAAGGAGCGTACCGGTTGGTACGAGCTTGAGGAGCTCGCAGCATCCGATGAAACGGCCTTCTCACCGCTCAATATCATGATTCTGCGGAGGCAGTCGGGGGCAAAATCACCGGAATGGCCGCTTGGCATCGATGACGCCGAGTTTGCCCAGCGCAAGCCCGACAAAGGGCTCATCACGAAAAAAGAGGTCCGCATTCTCAGTCTGGCGGCGCTCAACCTGAAACGGGAAAGTATCGTATGGGACATTGGTACCTGCACGGGCTCGGTAGCGATTGAAGCGGCTCGTATTTGCCGTGACGGGGCCGTGTATGCAGTCGAGAAAAACGAAGGGGATTTGGCGAACTTCCAAGAGAATATTCGCAAATTTCGAACCGACATCACGGGAGTGCATGGGAAGGCTCCGGAGGGGCTCGATCAGTTCCCGGACCCGGATTCAGTGTTTATCGGGGGCACCGGAGGCGAGCTGAGAGAGCTGCTGTCCATTTGCTGTGGGCGTTTGAGGCCGGGCGGCACGATTGTGCTGAATGCGGCAACGATCGAGAATCTGGCGGCAGCAACCAAAGCTTTTGCCGAGGAAGGGTTCGCCACAGACATTACGCTGGCCCAACTTAGCCGCAGCAAGCCGATTCTGGAGATGACACGGTTTGAAAGCTTGAATCCCGTATACATCATCGCAGCAAGACGGAAGCAAAATGACAATAGGGAGACAGGAGGACAAGCGGATGAGTAA
- the cobI gene encoding precorrin-2 C(20)-methyltransferase, protein MSKLGTLYGVGVGPGDPELVTVKAFRLLKESPVIAYPRKKSGAKSYALAIVEMYVDTREKDMLALTFPMTKDKEALEMQWNKTVDTVWSHLEQGKNVAFVTEGDPMLYSTYIHLMRLMKERHPEVEAISVPGISSVNAAASRLGLPLADGDEQMAVVPATDDYEQMRRALETHDCVVFIKVAKVIDLMLSVLRDLGLTDKASVLTKVTSGDEQIWRNIEELAGRELEYLTLMVVRK, encoded by the coding sequence ATGAGTAAGCTTGGCACGTTATATGGTGTGGGAGTAGGTCCTGGAGATCCTGAGCTGGTTACGGTAAAAGCATTTCGTTTGCTCAAGGAATCCCCGGTAATCGCCTACCCGCGCAAAAAATCGGGCGCCAAAAGCTACGCCCTGGCCATTGTAGAAATGTATGTAGACACTCGGGAAAAGGATATGCTCGCACTAACCTTCCCGATGACCAAAGATAAAGAAGCGTTGGAAATGCAGTGGAACAAGACCGTAGATACCGTATGGAGCCATCTCGAGCAAGGGAAAAATGTCGCGTTCGTCACCGAAGGCGATCCGATGCTGTACAGTACATACATTCATCTGATGAGGTTGATGAAAGAGCGGCATCCGGAGGTGGAAGCTATTTCGGTTCCTGGAATATCCTCCGTCAACGCTGCGGCATCTAGACTCGGATTACCGCTTGCCGACGGTGACGAGCAGATGGCGGTTGTGCCTGCTACGGACGATTATGAGCAAATGCGCCGGGCTTTGGAAACGCATGATTGCGTCGTTTTCATCAAGGTGGCGAAGGTGATCGATCTGATGCTGTCGGTGCTGCGCGATTTGGGCCTGACGGACAAGGCGTCGGTGCTGACCAAGGTGACCTCGGGGGACGAGCAGATTTGGCGCAATATTGAAGAGCTGGCTGGTCGAGAGCTGGAATACTTAACGTTAATGGTGGTGAGAAAATGA
- the cobM gene encoding precorrin-4 C(11)-methyltransferase has translation MKIYIIGAGPGDPDLITVKGLRILQEADVVLYTDSLVNEELIARAKPEAEVLKSAGMSLDEMVSVMADRVKAGKLVARVHTGDPAVFGAIMEQKVLLAKEGIECEIVPGVSSVFAAAAAVGAELTIPELTQTLILTRAEGRTPVPDREQLKDLAAHHCTLALFLSATLTKKVVRELTDAGWSPETPVAVVQRATWPDQIIVRTTLARLDEDMRVNGIRKHAMILAGWALDPEVGANEEYRSKLYDKSFTHGYRKGVKD, from the coding sequence ATGAAGATTTATATCATCGGCGCTGGCCCGGGAGACCCGGATTTGATTACGGTGAAGGGACTGCGCATTCTGCAGGAAGCCGATGTGGTGCTCTATACGGACTCTCTGGTGAATGAGGAGCTGATCGCACGGGCAAAGCCTGAAGCGGAAGTGCTCAAAAGCGCGGGAATGAGTCTGGACGAAATGGTGTCCGTTATGGCGGACCGTGTTAAAGCTGGCAAGCTTGTGGCCCGTGTTCATACGGGAGATCCTGCGGTCTTCGGCGCTATCATGGAACAGAAGGTGCTGCTGGCCAAGGAAGGAATTGAATGCGAAATCGTTCCGGGTGTCAGCTCCGTGTTTGCGGCTGCGGCTGCGGTGGGGGCTGAGCTTACGATTCCGGAGTTGACCCAAACGCTCATTCTGACACGGGCCGAAGGACGCACTCCGGTACCGGATCGCGAACAGCTCAAAGACTTGGCGGCCCATCATTGTACGCTGGCGTTGTTTTTGAGCGCTACGCTGACGAAAAAAGTGGTGCGCGAGTTGACGGATGCCGGATGGAGTCCGGAAACCCCGGTTGCTGTCGTTCAAAGAGCAACCTGGCCGGATCAAATCATCGTGCGGACTACGCTAGCCCGATTGGATGAGGATATGCGTGTGAACGGAATCCGTAAGCATGCGATGATTTTGGCCGGATGGGCGCTTGACCCGGAGGTCGGTGCCAATGAGGAATACCGTTCGAAGCTGTATGACAAATCGTTCACGCACGGCTACCGCAAAGGGGTGAAGGACTGA
- a CDS encoding cobalamin biosynthesis protein — MVTPEVITLQEGTLPDIRKSGNYAVVAITKHGVELARRLQRSFDHADVYYMSKFARGDESGRNIQLFEGSVRMLFPALFPVYDGIICIISLGAVVRMIAPILKDKKEDPGIVVVDDKGEHVISVLSGHLGGANELTREVAAVLGAVPVITTASDVQKTIAVDLFGRRYGWTWESADKLTPVSASVVNEERVAVVQESGEPDWWTYASPLPSHIRVYSDITTALSDEPQAALVVTHRLLLPEEELILKNGVLYRPKVVALGIGCNRGTSSEEIAAVIRETLEELQFSIRSVKAVCTIDLKKDEEGLLAVCSEHDWPLVCYTPEELNEMTIEDPSDTVYKFTGAYGVSEPAAKRFTGVERLALVKKKSGNVTISVGIMEYGKGSGSA, encoded by the coding sequence ATGGTCACACCGGAAGTCATCACGCTGCAGGAAGGGACGCTCCCTGACATTCGGAAGTCGGGAAATTATGCGGTGGTTGCCATAACGAAGCACGGGGTGGAGCTTGCGCGCAGACTGCAGCGTTCGTTTGACCATGCCGATGTGTATTATATGTCCAAGTTCGCCCGGGGAGACGAATCCGGCAGGAATATCCAGCTGTTTGAAGGAAGCGTGCGCATGCTGTTTCCGGCGCTGTTTCCCGTGTATGACGGAATCATTTGTATCATTTCTCTCGGCGCTGTCGTTCGCATGATTGCCCCCATCCTGAAGGATAAGAAGGAAGATCCGGGCATCGTCGTGGTCGACGATAAAGGAGAGCATGTCATCAGCGTGCTGTCCGGCCATCTGGGCGGGGCCAACGAGCTCACGCGCGAGGTCGCTGCGGTGCTGGGTGCGGTGCCGGTGATCACCACGGCGTCGGACGTACAGAAGACAATCGCGGTTGATCTGTTTGGCCGGCGTTACGGATGGACTTGGGAATCCGCAGACAAGCTTACGCCGGTCAGCGCATCTGTCGTAAATGAGGAGCGCGTAGCCGTTGTACAGGAGTCAGGAGAGCCCGATTGGTGGACTTATGCATCTCCGCTTCCGTCCCATATCCGCGTCTACTCGGATATCACGACCGCCCTCAGCGATGAACCTCAAGCGGCGCTGGTTGTGACCCATCGCCTGCTTTTGCCTGAAGAAGAGCTTATTCTGAAGAACGGTGTGCTGTACCGTCCCAAAGTGGTTGCGCTCGGCATCGGATGCAATCGGGGGACGTCCTCCGAAGAAATTGCTGCGGTCATCCGGGAGACGCTGGAGGAGCTGCAATTTTCTATCCGCAGCGTGAAGGCGGTCTGTACCATAGATTTGAAAAAAGACGAAGAAGGCTTGCTCGCCGTATGCTCCGAGCATGACTGGCCGCTTGTATGCTATACGCCTGAGGAGCTCAACGAAATGACAATCGAGGATCCGTCGGATACGGTGTATAAATTTACCGGTGCTTACGGCGTCAGCGAACCGGCCGCCAAGCGGTTCACAGGAGTGGAGCGTCTTGCGCTGGTCAAGAAGAAAAGCGGTAACGTAACGATTTCCGTAGGCATTATGGAGTATGGGAAGGGAAGCGGCAGCGCATGA
- a CDS encoding cobyrinate a,c-diamide synthase produces MSMGESVHTVHRSIVIAGTGSGAGKTTVTLGLMAALRRRGLTVQGFKCGPDYIDPTYHKAVTGRPSRNLDSWMLTPETVKEIYGRASKDADVSVVEGVMGLYDGKDPLSNTGSTAEISMQLQLPVLLVVNCQSMARSAAAIVKGFQLLEPNVRIAAVFANKVGSDGHYRIVKQAIEQECGIPVIGFLKREDQLALPERHLGLVPSIERGELGGFFEVLADRLEQSTDLDKLLELSSGAEPIAVEPPKLFAAPSRLFDVRMAVAYDAAFHFYYPENLELLEHYGAELVYFSPLAGEPLPEGVQGLYIGGGFPEEFADRLSREEAVAKSIRNAVECGLPTLAECGGFMYLTEAIEDTQGRSYPMLGLIPGKVVMQPKLAALGLREITGTPGNFLFQDGDTARGHEFHYSTYITQEASIVSAYETKGLRGTKKDGCLLYRTVAGYTHLHFASNPELVVRWLGQCEAYRSPIARAEK; encoded by the coding sequence ATGAGCATGGGGGAAAGCGTGCATACAGTTCACCGCAGCATCGTCATTGCGGGGACGGGCAGTGGTGCAGGCAAAACGACCGTAACCTTGGGTCTCATGGCAGCTTTGCGCCGCAGGGGCTTAACTGTGCAGGGGTTTAAGTGCGGCCCGGATTATATCGATCCGACTTATCATAAGGCGGTGACCGGCAGGCCATCACGCAATTTGGACAGCTGGATGCTTACTCCTGAGACGGTGAAAGAAATATACGGACGCGCCTCGAAGGATGCCGATGTTTCGGTTGTCGAGGGGGTCATGGGTTTATACGACGGGAAAGATCCTTTATCTAATACGGGCAGCACGGCAGAGATCAGTATGCAGCTGCAGCTGCCGGTACTACTTGTGGTGAACTGCCAAAGCATGGCGCGAAGCGCGGCCGCGATCGTGAAGGGTTTCCAGCTTCTGGAGCCGAACGTGCGGATCGCCGCGGTATTCGCCAACAAGGTCGGCAGCGACGGACACTACCGCATTGTCAAACAAGCCATCGAGCAGGAATGCGGCATACCGGTCATCGGCTTTTTGAAGAGGGAAGATCAGTTGGCTTTGCCGGAGCGTCATTTGGGACTGGTTCCTTCTATTGAAAGGGGAGAGCTCGGCGGGTTCTTTGAGGTATTGGCCGATCGTTTGGAGCAGAGCACCGATCTGGACAAGCTTCTGGAGCTTTCATCTGGAGCAGAGCCTATAGCAGTGGAGCCGCCGAAGCTGTTTGCAGCGCCTTCGCGTTTATTTGATGTCAGGATGGCCGTCGCATACGATGCGGCATTTCATTTCTACTATCCTGAAAATTTGGAGCTTCTCGAGCATTATGGGGCGGAGCTGGTTTACTTCTCCCCGCTGGCGGGAGAACCGCTGCCGGAAGGTGTGCAGGGGCTTTATATTGGAGGGGGCTTTCCCGAAGAATTCGCTGATAGGCTGAGTCGGGAGGAAGCCGTTGCTAAGTCGATACGGAATGCCGTAGAGTGCGGGCTGCCGACGCTGGCCGAATGCGGGGGCTTTATGTATTTGACGGAGGCTATCGAAGATACGCAGGGCAGAAGCTACCCTATGCTGGGGCTTATTCCGGGCAAAGTCGTCATGCAGCCGAAGCTTGCTGCGCTTGGACTTAGGGAAATAACAGGCACGCCAGGCAATTTTCTGTTTCAGGACGGAGATACCGCGCGCGGACATGAGTTTCATTACTCCACATACATAACGCAGGAAGCATCGATTGTCTCCGCCTATGAAACGAAAGGACTGCGCGGAACGAAAAAGGACGGCTGCCTGCTGTATCGGACGGTGGCAGGATATACGCATTTGCATTTCGCTTCCAACCCCGAGCTTGTCGTGCGGTGGCTCGGTCAGTGCGAAGCATACCGTTCTCCAATCGCCAGGGCTGAGAAGTGA